CTACTTACCACAACCAGAACTGATTGAGTCCGTAATTAAACTGCTGACTACTGAATCTCATCAGCCCACAGAACAGGCAATAACTCAAACTATCACAAACATGGCCTTGAAAGATGAGTTAATTAGAGAAAAGGATGGTGATATATTACTTTGCTACAAACCTACTTATTTTCATACTGAACAAAACCTTGCCCAACTGATACATCAGCGTTTGAGTCAGCCTGTTACTACTGACATTCCTCGCGTTCGAGCATGGACGGAAAGATTTACACAAAGTCAAAAAATTGAACTTTCCCAACAGCAACAGGAAGCTGTAGAAATGGCTGCTTACTCGCAGATCATGATTCTTACAGGGGGTCCAGGTGTTGGTAAAACTTTCACTACCCATACCATAGTCAGTTTATGGAAGGCGATGGGTAAATCCATTGCTTTAGCTGCACCAACTGGAAGGGCAGCACAACGTTTGGCGGAAATGACTGGTTTAGAAGCAAAGACCATACATCGTTTATTGGAATTTGACCCCAAAACAAGGGGTTTTAAATCTGACAACGATAATCCGTTACCTCAAACAGCAATTATTGTTGATGAAGCCAGTATGTTAGATTTATTTTTAGCATACGCCTTAGTCAAAGCAGTCTCAGCCGGCGCACAACTTTTATTGGTGGGAGATATTGACCAGTTACCATCAGTGGGACCAGGTAGTGTCCTTGCTGACCTAATACATTCTGGTAGAGTCCCAGTGATACGACTAACTCAGGTATTCCGTCAAGCTCAACAGAGTGCAATTATTACCGCAGCCCACGAAATTAACCGGGGGCAGTATCCCACCATCGAACCAATCAGTAATTCCCCAGTTTCCGACTGTTTGTGGCATGGAGGGGGATTTCAGCCAGAACATGGGGTGCAAACAATTTGTGAATTAATTACAGACTTGATCCCAAAATTAGGATTTAACCCCGCTACGGATGTCCAAGTGCTTTGTCCGATGTCAAGGGGATTAGTGGGTACTCGCAATCTGAATACGGTATTGCAAGAATTAATTAACCCTAAAAGTCCCGATAAGGTAGAGATTACCAGGGGTGGGATGACATTACGGGTAGGTGACAGAATAATTCAGCAGACTAACGATTATCAAAGAGAAGTATTTAATGGTGATTTAGGAATTATCACGGATATTGACACTGTTGAACAAGAAATAAATGTGAAGTATGGCG
This region of Dolichospermum flos-aquae CCAP 1403/13F genomic DNA includes:
- the recD2 gene encoding SF1B family DNA helicase RecD2 yields the protein MSTAPNPTSPQINASVPQETITGVVERLTFYSEESGYTVARLTRSSIKDLTTIVGSFANIQPGQTLQLTGFWREHPQYGPQFQVINYKETKPATLTGIEKYLGSGLIKGVGPVTAKRIVAHFGTETLEIIENHIDRLIEVNGIAKKRIKLIQTAWETQKAIKEVMVFLQGHGVSTIYAVKIYKQYGDKAIAIVTNNPYQLATDIYGIGFLTADKIARNLGVAPDSQFRYCAGLVHALSEAAEDGHCYLPQPELIESVIKLLTTESHQPTEQAITQTITNMALKDELIREKDGDILLCYKPTYFHTEQNLAQLIHQRLSQPVTTDIPRVRAWTERFTQSQKIELSQQQQEAVEMAAYSQIMILTGGPGVGKTFTTHTIVSLWKAMGKSIALAAPTGRAAQRLAEMTGLEAKTIHRLLEFDPKTRGFKSDNDNPLPQTAIIVDEASMLDLFLAYALVKAVSAGAQLLLVGDIDQLPSVGPGSVLADLIHSGRVPVIRLTQVFRQAQQSAIITAAHEINRGQYPTIEPISNSPVSDCLWHGGGFQPEHGVQTICELITDLIPKLGFNPATDVQVLCPMSRGLVGTRNLNTVLQELINPKSPDKVEITRGGMTLRVGDRIIQQTNDYQREVFNGDLGIITDIDTVEQEINVKYGERSVVYDYADLNEITLAWSVSIHKSQGSEYPVVILPFYMQHYMMLTRNLLYTGLTRAKKLAIVIGAKKAISLAVRSTNDMRRYTRLQQRLVL